The DNA window ATTTATCTGACTATAACATTGCCATCATTGACGAATTTTCAATGGTGAATCGAGACAACTTCCAAGAAATAGTGACGGCGGCTCGTAGCTCGATTTTGACTAAAGTAGTGTTTGTTGGAGATGAGGCACAACTGCCACCAGTCAAAGAAAAAGAGCCAATTGTAGCCACTTCCAAGGTAATTAATCAAAGTGCTACTTTAATTAAAGTAGTTCGCTATGATGGGGAGCTTGCCTGTGTAGCTGAAGCCATTAGAAGCAATCCTGAATATAGTCGGGTTATTTATCCTTTGACTACTACGGGCGACCAAAGCATTCTTTGTCTTCGGCAWGTTGAATGGAGAGAAAGAGCGTTGGCGTTATTTAAGACTGAAGAATACAAGCTCAATCCCGACTATGTAAGGTTTCTAGCYTGGAGAAATCGCACRGTAGACTCGTTGAATAAATTCGTCCGTAGTAAATTATGGGGTGAAGATGCACCACCATTTGTACCAGGCGATCGTTTAATCGCCAAAAAACCTTTGTTTAGACCCAGACCAGGGGGAAAAGGGAAAAACAAATGGCGTATTTTAATTAATAATTCTGAGGAAGCTCAAGTTATAGAACCTGCTCAGCTAACAGAGTTAGTATTTCGGAAGCAGACTTATCAATATTGGCAAGTTAGAGTTCAGCCTGAAGCTAGTAAATCTCAAACCCTAAATATTCTGCATGAGAGTTGTCTTCATTCTTATGCAGAACAGATTAAATATCTTGCCAGTAAAAAGCAATGGTCTTACTACTTCGATTTATCGAGAATGTTTGATGATGTTGCCTATGCCTATGCTTTAACTATTCACAAAGCTCAAGGCAGCACCATTAATTATGTGTTCTTGGATGTTCGAGATCTGCGTAGTAGTAGCGATCGCCAAAAGCTCTTGTATACCGCTTTGACCCGCACCAAGAAACAGGTTTTAATTTATCAATAGCTGGCATTCCGCCCTCAAACTTTAAAAAAAGAACAGCAAATATTATGTTATTTCGCTAAGTACAGGACAAAAATTGTAGGGAGAAAAGAAATTCATCTTTTTTGAGGTCTAAATCAGTGACGATGGAACGCAAATGATCGAGACCATAACGGAAAATACTTTTAGCAAGTCTTCCGTGCTTTTTTATTTGGATAGGTTCATGTTGATGTAACCACTCTCCTGTCTTGACAGACCAACACAAAGCTAATGTCATTAAAGCTATTAACTTACTCAATCGCTCAGAGCGATTAAAGTGAGTCGATTCTAAGCAAAACCCCCTAGTCTTAAACATGCCAAATAAGGTCTCAATACCCCATCGCTGTCCATAGTCAGAAATAGCTGTGTCACAAGAGTCGGGAGTAATCACAATTAGTAACTCACCATTATCCAGACGTAAAGCAGAAACATAAACTAAACGTCCCCAAACAAGTTTTTTGCCCGATAAAACTTGAGTCTGTCCAGGTTGCAGGTGAGCAAAGATAATTGATGCTCTAAGTTCTTTTCGTCCATCGTTAATGCGATCGCTTGCTCTAATTCTTAATCTAAATCGAATTGTTGGTTCAATCAAAAGATACGAGAGCCAAAACTTACCAATAAATTCGCGGTCGCCAGTAAGATAAGCTACCTTCGCATCAGGGAATATAGAATAAAAACGCTCGAGTAAGTCCATTCTTTCATCGCTATTGGAATTTCCTTTTTTCTCCAGCATTTCCCAAACTAGAGGGTATGCAACGCCATTGTGTATTACTCCTAACAGAAGAATGTTAAACCGTTTCGCGCCAAAAGACCACTCGGTTCTATCAGTGCTTAGCACCCAAGGTTGAGGTATTTGCATCAAAGTCACAATTGCTTTAGCAATGACAACATAATCTAAATCGAAACTACGAAAGAAGCGTTGTAGCCTTTGCGAACGCGAATGCGTTCTAGTCGTCGTAAGACGACGATCTGCGCGTACGCGCTGCATTAGATTCTGTTTTTGCCTTACTTCTAAAGCCAGTTGCCAACTCTACTAAGTTAATTGTCTTTACCCTTAGTAGTGCAATGAGAAACAAAGCGAGGAAATTTAGTCTTGCGCCGTGCCACCCCAAAAGTGGTTTCAAGGTTTGCCGAAGTAAGATAATCTGATTCATAGGGTTCGGTTTGAGTGTAGTTACTTTCAATCAAACCCTTTTCCTGTATTCTTTTGCAAGCTTTTGTTCGATTTTTTGTCCCGTACTTAGTTTTGTTCCATGCTTTCCATGCTTTCTTCTTCATAAGAAATTTTTTGTGAAGTTATTAGAATAGATTTTAGTTTTTTAGAAATATATGTAAATCTAAAAAAGTATTAGAATGGACAACAAACTCTAAGCTTTAAGGCTTAAAAATGAATCTATATACTGCCCACCCAAACAAGATTACCTAAGCACTAAAATACCTAGCCACAGGATGATAAGCCACGATCGCAGTGGTAGACTGTTCGGGATAGAGTTGTTCGCTTTCGTCCATATACATACCAATTCGTTTGGTATCGAGTAAATCTAGTTGCTTGTACTGATCCTGAATGTTGGGACAGGCGGGATAGCCAAAGCTGTAGCGCGAACCACGATAGCGTTGCTGTAAGATATCGCGGATATTATCCGATTCTTCTGCTGCAAAGCCCAACTCTTTACGAATTCTGGCGTGTGTCCATTCAGCCAAAGCTTCTGCCATTTGTACTGCCATGCCGTGATAGTAGAGGTATTCAGTGTATTTGTCGTCTTTAAATAGCTTTTGGGCGTATTCGGTGGCGATTTCTCCTACCGTTACCGCCTGCATGGGGAAGACATCGATATGTTCGGAATTTTTAGTAGCAAAGAAATCGGCAATACAGAGGCGTTTACCAGAAGACTGACGGGGAAATTCAAACGAGGTTACTGGTTTGACAAATCCTTTATCGGTTGGTTCGTAAATGTGCAGGGTGTTACCTTCGGCGTTACAGGGAAAGTAACCATATATTACCGTTAGCTGTAATAAATTTTCTTTGACAACCTTTTGTTTCCATTCTTCTAAAATTGGATGAACGGTATCAGCTAAAAACTTATCGTATTCTTCCCTAGACTGTTCTTTTTTCTTGCGGAATTGCCACTGTCCGACAAATAAAGCCTGCAAATCCAGATAGGGAAAAACTTCTTCAAAGGGTATATCTTCTGGGTTTAATATTTTCGTACCCCAGAAAGGAGGGGTGGGACGTTCTATATCTAAAGCTATTGCTTCCGAACGTTTGGTGTCGATAACTTTTGGTTCTTCCTTTTTACTTGCTTCGTCAACGAAAATTTTATCTTTATTTTCTCCAGCAAAAGGTTGTTCTTCTGTGGATGCGATTGGAGAATTGCCGTTACCTGAATCAGTTTCGTCTAAAAACCCTTTAATATCGTCCCAATTACTATCGGCTTTGGCAGGCATTAATTTATCCATAAAATGCAAATCTGCAAAAGCATCTTTACCGTAAACTACTTTACCTTTATAGACGTTTTGACAATCCTGATGGACAAACTTAGGTGTTAATGCCGCACCACCTAAGATAACGGGAATGGTAATACCTTTTTCATTAAAAGTTTCCAGATTATCTTTCATAAAAGCGGTAGATTTTACCAACAAACCACTCATAGCAATGCAGTCTGGCTGATGTTCTTCGTAAGCTTGAATAATATTTTCTACTGGTTGTTTGATGCCGAGATTGATTACCTTGTAGCCGTTATTAGACAGGATAATATCGACTAAGTTTTTACCAATGTCGTGAACGTCTCCTTTAACCGTAGCGATGACAAATTTACCCTTACCGCTACTGTCGGATTCTTCTTTATCCATGTATGGTTCTAAATGCGCTACCGCCGCCTTCATTGTCTGTGCTGACTGAAGCACAAAGGGAAGCTGCATCTGTCCCGAACCAAAGAGTTCGCCCACTACTTTCATGCCGTCTAACAAGAAAGTATTGACAATATCCAATGGTGGATATTTTTGCATCGCCTCGTCTAAGGCTTCATCCAAACCAATGCGTTCGCCGTCGATAATGTGTTGTTTAAGGCGTTCTTCAATAGGTAGGTTTTTATTTACGGCTTCGGCTTTTTTAGTTTTCTTACCTGCAAATAAAGTTGTCAGTTCCCCTAAAGGATCGTAAGTGCAAGCCTCGCCGTCAAATTGCCGTCTATCGTAAATTAAATCCAAACAAATCTTTTTGTGCCCTTCATCGATTTTAGCCAGAGGTAAAATTTTACTCGCGCTGACAATAGCCGCATCTAAACCTACCTGCATACATTCATGTAAAAAGACGGAGTTTAATACCTGTCTAGCAGCAGGATTTAAACCAAAGGAAACGTTAGAAACACCAAGTAAAATATGACACCCTGGTAGTTCTTCCCTAATGCTTTGAATTGCTTCTACGGTTGCCTTACCGTTTTCTCTATCTTCTTCGATCCCAGTAGAAACGGGTAAAGCCAAAGGATCGAAAAAGATTTCATGAGAAGGAATACCATAGGCTGTTGCGGCATTGTAAGCGCGTTTGGCAATCTCAAATTTTTTGTCCGCAGTCCGTCCCATACCATCTTCATCAATAGTACCGACAACTACTCCCGCGCCGTATTTTTTAGCTAAGTCCAAAACCTGACGGAATCTTTCTTCGCCATCTTCATAGTTAGTGGAGTTGAGGATACACTTACCACCCGCAACCTTTAACCCAGCCTCCATCTTTGTCCATTCGGTAGAGTCAAGCATGAGGGGAAGAGTGACGTTATTCACCAGACGGGATACCAGTTCGTGCATATCCCGTTCGCCATCTCTGCCTACATAGTCTACGTTGACATCGAGGACGTGTGCGCCTTCTTTTACCTGAGATTTGGCTAGAGAAACCAAGCTATCCCAATCTTCTTCATTAAGTAATTCTCGACATTTTTTAGAACCACTGGCGTTTAATCTTTCGCCGACGATTAGGAAAGAATTGTCTTGGATATATGGTTGCGTACTGTAGATAGATGCAGCAGAAGGTTCGTAATAGGGATGACGTTCTTTGGGTTTTAAATCGTTAGTCATCTCCGCCAAAGCTTGAATGTGATCGAAGCGAGTACCACAGCAGCCGCCTACTATCTGCACTCCCAAATCTTCGACGAAGTGCATTAACGCCATGCGTAGTTCCAACGGTGTAAGCTTATAGTGTGCCTGTCCGCCGACATTTTCGGGCAAACCTGCATTGGGTACGCAAGAAACAATAAACGGCGAATGTTCCGACAAATACTTAATATGATCTTTCATTAAATCGGGTCCCGTAGCGCAGTTTAGACCCAAAATATCGATAGGATAGCGTTCTAATATTGCCAATGCCGCGTCCATTTCCGTACCGACTAGCATTGTCCCCATCTGTTCCATCGTCACCGAAACCATTAAGGGAAGTCTGCTACCTTTTTTCTCAAATACCTCTTCTATGGCATTTAATGCTGCCTTAATCTGTAACACATCCTGACAGGTTTCTACCAGCAGCAAATCTACACCGCCGTCATATAAACCTTCTGCTTGTTCGACATAAGCATTGCGTAACGTATCGAAGTCTATATGTCCCAAAGTGGGTAATTTAGTACCAGGTCCCATCGAACCAGCCACAAAGCGCGGCTTATCGGGTGTAGAGTATTTTTTAGCAACTTTTTTGGCTATTTCCGCAGCGGTTTTATTAAGATAGTAAGCCTTGTCTGCTAAATCGTACTCGGCTAAAACTATCGATGTCCCGCCAAAAGTATCGGTTTCAATTACATCCGCACCAGCTTCTAAAAAACCTCGGTGTACCTTCTCCACCGCCTCTGGTTTGGTATGCACTAAATATTCATTACATCCTTCGTATTCCGCACCACCAAAATCGGTTGCGGTAAGGTTTTGTACCTGTAAGTTGGTTCCCATCGCGCCATCTAAGACGAGTACGGGACATTGGGGACTTTTAAGACGATTGAGAAAGAGACTGTTCATTGGTCGCGACTGCGGGTCAACAGAATAAAATTACATAAGTCTTATTATATGGTTGTCTTCAGGAAAAAGGGGAGGCTGTCTATTGCTGGGTTTTCAATCACGCTTCTTTCTTTTAAGCTTTAACTTCTACCAATCTAAATGGGAATAATAAAACTGATAGTATTAAAGCTTGTAAAAGCTAACAAAATATGGAATCTTTTATTATCCTCGCTTTATTTGCTTCTTTGTTTTTTCTTGTTTACATCCTTTATCAAGAAATTAATAAACAAAAAAGAGCTAAAAGAAAATTAAAACTAGATACAGGCTTAAATAAAAAACTTTTGACTATGTTAAACGGCGATGAAAAAGCTGCTTTGAGGCTATTAAGAAATATTCGCCAGAATAATTCTGGCAAAAGTTATGTTTGGTATCAGGAAAAAGTAATTAGAGATCTAGAAAGAGATAGACGTTATTAATATTTCAATCTAGTCGTTATTTGTTAGCGATCGCACTTACCATTCGACATCAAAATAGATCTAATAATTCTAAGCTGAATGCACTTTTACTTCTTGGTACAATCGCTCAGATAGTTGTTCTCGCGCTACTTCTAGATCGTATCTTGTTTGTAGATTCATCCAAAATTCTGCTTCCATGCCAAAAAAGTGTCCTAGTCGCAAAGCGGTATCTGCTGTAATACTTCTTTTGCCATGAACAATCTCATTAATTCGGCGTGGGGGCACTTTAATAGATTGGGCAACATAATACTGACTAATATTCATCGGCTTCAAAAAATCTTCTAATAAGATTTCACCAGGATGTATCGGCGGAAAATCACGTTGAGTCATAAATTTCTTCTCCTTTAATGATAGTCAACTATTTCAACGTCAAAGGCATTACCATCACGCCAAACAAAACATATTCGCCATTGATTGTTAATCCGAATACTATGCTGTCCTTGGCGATCGCCACTCAATGCCTCAAGCCTATTACCAGGTGGTATACGCAAAGTATCAAGAACACTTGCTGCACTTATTTGTTCTAGCTTACGAGCAGCTATTCTTTGAATATCCTGGGGTAACTTGCGACTGAATCGACCGTTAAAAATTTTTTCGGTTTCTTTACACCTAAACGAAGAAATCATAATTCAAATATTAACGTCCTGCGCTAATAACGGCAAGCGTTAATATTATTGCGATCGCGCCAGGGATGTTTTCAAGGTTGCTTTTATCTGATGCGTATCTAGCAAACCTTTTTGCCTGTCTCGCTTTAAATTATCGTCCCACTGCGATCGCACTAGATTTAGTCCTGTCTACGCCTGATGAATTAATCTTTCTATTTCTTACTCTACTTTTGGTTTGGCTTGTTTTAAGGAACAACTAAAACAGGACATGGTGCGAGATTAATTACCCGAATAGTCACACTGTCTGAGGCAGAATCTTCTACTAACCCCAAACCCCGACAACCCATTACAATTAAATCGGCATTAATTTCATCAGCCACATCACAAATAACAAATGGTGGCATACCTTCTTTTTCGATAGTTTCGGCGTTAATTCCGCGATCGCTCAAAAAACTCTTAGCAGAAGTAAGTAATTTAGCAACTTGTTCGGTGGAACTCATGACACCTTCGGCAGAGGTTTCCACTACCGATAGTATGACCAATTTACTGTTGTGGATTTTAACCAAATCTGCGACAACTTCAGCAGCACTTCTGGCTTCTCTAGTAATATCAATGGCAAATAAAATAGTTTGGAACATAAGACAAAATCTTCTCCAACACAATACCTACAAATTTTTAGAGCGATCGCTCTGGTTTAAATTGATTCTTACCTACGGGCGATTGGCAAAGCCAGCGCGCAAAGCGAGATAAGCCCGAAGGGAAGGGCGCGTCTGGCGATGTTTCGTCGCCAGTTTATGCCGCCCGTCATCCGCTTTGCGATCGCCAAAGGTATAAATAATTTTATTAATTCAATATACAGCGTTTTTTAGTTACATTTTATACTTTTTGTTCTAATACATTGGGCAATTAATAAGTAAAGCAAAACTGAGCGATTGGATATATTTGGCGATTATTGCCTATTAGGGAGTGCAAATAGAGCAAAAATCAAGAATATTTAAATTTAATTCTTTAATCCTGCTTGATGTTTGGTATTTATTTTTGTAAATATGAATTTCACTCTCTCAAAAATTACTATAAATATTTATTGCGTCAATAACAATTAAGAGGTGTATTTGTGTATCTGACACCAAAAGAAATGGAACGCCTGACAATCTTTACTGCTGCTGAAATTGCGCGTCGTCGTAAAGCAAAAGGGATTAAATTGAACGTTCCAGAAGCGATCGCTTACATCACCGATACGGTAGTAGAAGGAGCGAGAGAAGATAAGACAGTAGCTCAGTTAATGAGTGAAGGAGCAAATTTATTAACAACCGATGATGTTTTGCCAGGAGTAGCCGAACTAATTCCTTTAATTCAAGTAGAGGCTCATTTTCTCGATGGCACAAAATTAATTAGCATTCATAATCCCATCAGATCTCCATAATAGATAATTTAGGCATTTAAAGCTTATAACTAAAGTTGAGCTTAGTTCATTCAATAGAAAACTACCTTTTGACTTTTGATTTTTAACTTTTGACTCCATCATGATTCCAGGACAGATATTTTTTGCCGATAATGAAATTGAGATTAACGCAGGTAGAGACAAAAAAACTATAGCAGTAGCTAATACAGGCGATCGTCCGATTCAGGTAGGCTCTCATTTTCATTTTTTTGAAGTCAATCGCGCTCTTCAATTCGATCGCGCTACTGCTTTTGGTTTTCGTTTAGATATTCCTTCTGGTACGTCGGTGCGCTTTGAGCCTGGAGATACCAAAGAGGTTAGCTTAGTGGCAATTGGAGGTAACAGAAAAGTTAGAGGACTTAATAACTTAACTAACGCCACATTAGATAATTCTCAACATAAAGATGCTGCGATCGCCAAAGCTGAAGAATTGGGTTATATATCATAACGAGACGAGTAACTAAAACATGAGAATCAACCGCGAGCGTTACGGAGAACTATTCGGTCCGACGACAGGCGATCGCCTACGTTTGGGAGATACTTCGATAATTATTGAAATAGAAGCCGATACGGGGGTTTATGGCGATGAATGCGTCTTTGGTGGTGGTAAAACGCTGCGGGATGGTTTGGGTTTGGCACCAGGGGTTACGGCTGCTGAAGGAGCTTTGGATTTAGTCCTCACTAACGTCATTATCATGGATGCGGTTTTGGGAATTATCAAAACCGATTTGGGCATTAAAGACGGCAAAATTGTCGGCATTGGTAAAGCTGGCAATCCCGATATTATGGACGGAGTAACACCCAATTTGATTGTCAGTGCTAATACAGACGTGCGCTCGGCTGAAGGCTTAATTGCGACTGCTGGCGGTATCGACGGTCACGTTCACTTCGATAGTGCAGGATTGTGTGCCGAAGCTCTCTCTAGCGGTATTACTACCATGATTGGTGGCGGTTTGGGACCCGTGACCGTAGGAATTTGTTCCGGTGGCGCGAGAAATTTAGGAATCATGCTGCAAGCTACAGAAAGCTTTCCGATTAATTTTGGCTTTTTAGGCAAAGGAAGCTCTAGTCTACCCGCGAGTTTAAACGAACAAATAGAAGGCGGCGCGATCGGCTTAAAGATTCACGAAGATTGGGGAGCAATGCCTCCAGCGATCGATACCTGTCTGAGGGTAGCGGATGAATACGATTTTCAGGTACAGCTACATACCGATACTCTCAACGAATCTGGTTATGTAGAAGATACCCTGGCAGCGATCGCAGGTAGAACTATTCACATGTATCATACCGAAGGAGCGGGCGGCGGTCACGCACCAGACATTATTAAAGTTGCGGCATATCCTCACTGTCTGCCTTCTTCTACCAATCCTACCAATCCCTATACAGTTAATACTTTTGACGAACATCTAGATATGGTGATGGTCTGCCATCATTTAAACCCTAGAGTTCCCGAAGATATTGCCTTTGCCGAATCTCGGATTCGGGCTGAAACTATTGCTGCCGAAGACATTCTTCACGACATGGGTGCAATTTCGATGATGGGTTCGGACAGTCAGGGGATGGGACGCATTGCTGAAACTATTTGCCGCACCTGGCAACTAGCTTCTAAAATGAAAGACCAACGAGGCGCATTACCAGAAGACAGCGATAGGAACGACAACCAACGAGCCTTACGTTATTTAGCCAAATACACAATTAATCCCGCTCGCACCTACGGTATCGATAAATATGTCGGTTCTCTCGAATCAGGAAAAATAGCCGATATCGTCCTGTGGCAACCTGGATACTTTGGCATTAAGCCAGAATTGATTATTAAAGGCGGTTTTATTGCTTGGTCGCCTATGGGAGAGTCTAATGCTTCTTTGATGACCTGCGAACCAATTATTTATCGTCCGCAGTGGAGTAGTTTTGGTATTGCTCCTCAAGCTACTTCCTGTTGTTTTATGACTCAGGCGGCAATAGATAAAGGTTTACCCGATAAATTGGGCTTACGCAAACCAGCATTACCCGTAAGTGGTACTCGTACTCTATCTAAAATCGATCTAACGTACAATAATATTTGTCCCGATATTGAAGTCGATCCCGATACTTTTCAAGTAAAAGTCGATGGCGAGTTAGCAATGTGTCAACCTGTCGATCGCGTACCTTTAGGAAGATTGTACATGTTTCGGTAAGAACTTAAGACATTTAATTGTTAGTTTTTGACATATTGGCAATCGCAATAATCATTTCTATATATCCATTAATAAAAACAATCTTCACGCCAATTACGAGGATTTTCGATTATGTATTCTGCAATTCGTAAATAGGATTGTTCGTCTCGAATAATATGGTCGTGAAATCGAGATTGCCAACAAAAATCAAATCCCAATCGCCGTGAGTGTTTTGTTATCGCTGATTTATATCCCCCAACAATTGATGAAATGGTATTTTTGCCCTGGTTTTGAAACCGATTGCGACCAATTTCCCTGGTTTTATGGTTTACGGTAGAGACAAGGCATGCCTTGTCTCTACGTCCATCAATTGCGTTGTTGTTACTAGAATTATCCAAAATTAAAATTCCGTGAATATGGTTGGGCATTACCACAAATTCCCCCAAATGAAATCATCGGGCGGTCAACGTTCCGAGGAGACCTCGGAACTACGCCCGTTCAATATTTTTGGCATGATTTTTGATTTCGTACCACAGCACATCCGCAATAATTCCCACATGGGATAATATCATTTTGCCCCGTACCACCTCTCCGAAAAAATGACGGCGATCGCCCGTGCAAATGGTAATAAAATACATACCATTTGAACCATAATCCCAAGACTGTAAACGAGCCGAAGCAATACGATATTTACCTTTAAATTTTTCCTCGTTCAACGCAAACTCCTATTCTCTATTACCAAACTACTCTCCTCTAAGGTCTCAAATCTGTAATTTGAGTACTAAACTGCATAGACTCTCCCTTTAGCTTGCCTATAAGGTAAAACGATATAATAGGTCTTTTTAGGAGGGGTTCAGATTGCAATGGGTCTTAAAGAACAAATTGGTGAAGATATTAAATCGGCAATGAAAGCCAAAGACAAACTGCGCTTAGAAACAGTTAGAGGCATTAAAAAAGCCATTTTAGAAAAAGAAGTCTCTCTGCGTCCTCAAGGACAAGACAGCTTAACTCCAGAACAAGAAATCGAACTATTAGCGCAACAGGCAAAACAGCGACGCGACTCGATCGCCCAATTCCAACAAGCAGGACGAGAAGACCTGGCAGAAAAAGAAAGCCAGGAACTAGCAATTATTGAAACCTATTTACCCAAACAGGTCAGCGATGACGAGTTAGAAGCGATCGTTGACCAAATTATTGCCTCAGTGGGTGCCTCGTCGCCAAAAGATCTGGGTAAAGTAATGGGACCTGCGATGAAACAGCTTAAAGGCAAAGCTGACGGTAAAAAAATACAGGCTTTAGTTAAGAACAAGCTGGCTTAAATTTTGGGTTACAACTTCCAGTCACTTGAATTTAAGCTTTAGGCTTAAGATAAACTAAAGCTTGCCGCCAAATCATTGTCTGCTGGTCGTAATGATCTACCAAGCAAAAGCAATCATCGTCTTGCCAGATAATTTTGCCGAACAGCAAATCGTCAGTAACTAGCTTTAGTTCTACTTCTTGTTTGTCTTTAATATAGTCTTGGACTTTTCTGACGCTTGGTAGACCAGTATCAAATTCACTCATTTTAAATCGTTATTATTAGGAAAATTCGCAAATGACAATTGAGTTTAGCAAATATCAAGGATTGGGTAATGATTTTATTTTGGTCGATAATTTGCACTCTGTCGAACCCATAATAACTCCAGAACAAGCCGTAAAAATGTGCGATCGCCATTTTGGTATTGGTGCCGACGGTGTTATTTTCGCGCTGCCAGGGCGAGAAGATGCTGATTACACCATGCGTATTTATAATTCTGACGGTTCGGAACCAGAAATGTGCGGCAATGGTATTCGCTGTCTGGCTAAATTTATTGCTAAATTGACAGGCGAAACCAACGATAACAAAGCTTACAAAATTTATACCCTCGCTGGCATAATTACGCCAAAACTAACTGGCAACGGTGAAGTTACAGTAGATATGGGTATGCCACAGCTAACAGCAGCCAAAATTCCTACTACTTTGGTTGCTGAAGATGAAAAAGTTATCGATCTTTCTATCGCTGTCGGCGGTCGCACCTGGTCTGTTACCTGTGTCAGTATGGGCAATCCCCACTGTATTACTTTTGTTGAAGATAGCCAGGCGATCGCTTTAGAAACTATTGGACCGCTATTCGAGCATCATCAGGTTTTTCCCCAACGTACAAATACGGAGTTTATTGAAGTTGTCAACTCGGACTATATAAAAATGCGCGTCTGGGAACGAGGGGCGGGAATCACTTTGGCTTGTGGTACTGGTGCTTGTGCTTCGGTAGTTGCAGGGGTACTCAATAATAAGTGCGATCGCGCCTGTAAAGTAGAACTTCCAGGGGGATGCTTGCAAATTGAGTGGTCTGAATCTGATGGACGAGTTTACATGACTGGTCCTGCAATTGAAGTATTTACTGGTAAATATCTATAAAAAATCCCACCGCTCGTTATTAAGGGTGAGATAAAAAAGGATACCACTAAACACAAACATCAAATAACTTCGAGCTTTTTTGAGGCAATTTAATACAAACTTTACTAAATAGTCTGCTAGATAAATAATTTTACTTATTTAGTTATTAGCTCTGTTAT is part of the Myxosarcina sp. GI1 genome and encodes:
- a CDS encoding ATP-binding domain-containing protein, with protein sequence LSDYNIAIIDEFSMVNRDNFQEIVTAARSSILTKVVFVGDEAQLPPVKEKEPIVATSKVINQSATLIKVVRYDGELACVAEAIRSNPEYSRVIYPLTTTGDQSILCLRXVEWRERALALFKTEEYKLNPDYVRFLAWRNRTVDSLNKFVRSKLWGEDAPPFVPGDRLIAKKPLFRPRPGGKGKNKWRILINNSEEAQVIEPAQLTELVFRKQTYQYWQVRVQPEASKSQTLNILHESCLHSYAEQIKYLASKKQWSYYFDLSRMFDDVAYAYALTIHKAQGSTINYVFLDVRDLRSSSDRQKLLYTALTRTKKQVLIYQ
- the metH gene encoding methionine synthase, whose protein sequence is MNSLFLNRLKSPQCPVLVLDGAMGTNLQVQNLTATDFGGAEYEGCNEYLVHTKPEAVEKVHRGFLEAGADVIETDTFGGTSIVLAEYDLADKAYYLNKTAAEIAKKVAKKYSTPDKPRFVAGSMGPGTKLPTLGHIDFDTLRNAYVEQAEGLYDGGVDLLLVETCQDVLQIKAALNAIEEVFEKKGSRLPLMVSVTMEQMGTMLVGTEMDAALAILERYPIDILGLNCATGPDLMKDHIKYLSEHSPFIVSCVPNAGLPENVGGQAHYKLTPLELRMALMHFVEDLGVQIVGGCCGTRFDHIQALAEMTNDLKPKERHPYYEPSAASIYSTQPYIQDNSFLIVGERLNASGSKKCRELLNEEDWDSLVSLAKSQVKEGAHVLDVNVDYVGRDGERDMHELVSRLVNNVTLPLMLDSTEWTKMEAGLKVAGGKCILNSTNYEDGEERFRQVLDLAKKYGAGVVVGTIDEDGMGRTADKKFEIAKRAYNAATAYGIPSHEIFFDPLALPVSTGIEEDRENGKATVEAIQSIREELPGCHILLGVSNVSFGLNPAARQVLNSVFLHECMQVGLDAAIVSASKILPLAKIDEGHKKICLDLIYDRRQFDGEACTYDPLGELTTLFAGKKTKKAEAVNKNLPIEERLKQHIIDGERIGLDEALDEAMQKYPPLDIVNTFLLDGMKVVGELFGSGQMQLPFVLQSAQTMKAAVAHLEPYMDKEESDSSGKGKFVIATVKGDVHDIGKNLVDIILSNNGYKVINLGIKQPVENIIQAYEEHQPDCIAMSGLLVKSTAFMKDNLETFNEKGITIPVILGGAALTPKFVHQDCQNVYKGKVVYGKDAFADLHFMDKLMPAKADSNWDDIKGFLDETDSGNGNSPIASTEEQPFAGENKDKIFVDEASKKEEPKVIDTKRSEAIALDIERPTPPFWGTKILNPEDIPFEEVFPYLDLQALFVGQWQFRKKKEQSREEYDKFLADTVHPILEEWKQKVVKENLLQLTVIYGYFPCNAEGNTLHIYEPTDKGFVKPVTSFEFPRQSSGKRLCIADFFATKNSEHIDVFPMQAVTVGEIATEYAQKLFKDDKYTEYLYYHGMAVQMAEALAEWTHARIRKELGFAAEESDNIRDILQQRYRGSRYSFGYPACPNIQDQYKQLDLLDTKRIGMYMDESEQLYPEQSTTAIVAYHPVARYFSA
- a CDS encoding HigA family addiction module antitoxin → MTQRDFPPIHPGEILLEDFLKPMNISQYYVAQSIKVPPRRINEIVHGKRSITADTALRLGHFFGMEAEFWMNLQTRYDLEVAREQLSERLYQEVKVHSA
- a CDS encoding type II toxin-antitoxin system RelE/ParE family toxin encodes the protein MISSFRCKETEKIFNGRFSRKLPQDIQRIAARKLEQISAASVLDTLRIPPGNRLEALSGDRQGQHSIRINNQWRICFVWRDGNAFDVEIVDYH
- a CDS encoding universal stress protein is translated as MFQTILFAIDITREARSAAEVVADLVKIHNSKLVILSVVETSAEGVMSSTEQVAKLLTSAKSFLSDRGINAETIEKEGMPPFVICDVADEINADLIVMGCRGLGLVEDSASDSVTIRVINLAPCPVLVVP
- a CDS encoding urease subunit gamma, translating into MYLTPKEMERLTIFTAAEIARRRKAKGIKLNVPEAIAYITDTVVEGAREDKTVAQLMSEGANLLTTDDVLPGVAELIPLIQVEAHFLDGTKLISIHNPIRSP
- the ureB gene encoding urease subunit beta, translating into MIPGQIFFADNEIEINAGRDKKTIAVANTGDRPIQVGSHFHFFEVNRALQFDRATAFGFRLDIPSGTSVRFEPGDTKEVSLVAIGGNRKVRGLNNLTNATLDNSQHKDAAIAKAEELGYIS